The sequence below is a genomic window from Haemophilus pittmaniae.
GAATGAGTAAAGATATTTTTACCAAAGACCAACGCCTTGTGATTTTGCGATCCCTTGTGGAAGCCGGTTATGACGCGAACGAATCAATTTTAGATGATTGTTTGGCGTTATACGGACATAAAATCAGCCGTGATTTGGTGCGCACCCATTTAAATTGGCTGGAAGAACAAGGCTTGGTGAAAATTGAGCGTTTAGGCAATGGCTTTATGATTGCGACTATTACTCAACGCGGTGTTGATGTGGCAAATGGCGAAGCCGTTGTGGACGGTGTGAAACGCCCTTCTCCGAAACTTTAAAGCACGTTTAAAGGCGGTTTAAATGACAGAGAAAAATACGCGTGGGCGCGCCAGTAAAGTGGATTTATTGCCCCCGAACATTAAAACCCAGCTGGCGATGATGTTGCGCGATAAGCAGTTTTCACAGGCGGAAATATTAGAAGAAATCAATGATTTAATTCGTGATTGTGGACTGCCTGAAAGTGCCCTATTAAGTAAAACCGGATTAAATCGTTATGCCAGCCGAATGGAAAAGGTGGGGGCAAAAATACGACAGGCACGCGAAGTGGCAGAAGTATGGACGAAGCAATTTGGTGAAATGCCTCAAACAGATATTGGGAAAACAGTGATCGAGCTGGTGAAACACCTGGCCTTTGAAATGTCATCCCAATATGCAGAAAACGGCATTGCAGAACCAAAAGAATTAGCCATGTTGGCAGTAACTGTTCAGCGATTGGAATCGGCCGCTAATTTAAGCTATGAGCGTGAACATAAAATCCGTAAAGAAGTCGCCCAATTGGCGGCAGAAACAGCAGAAAAAGTAGCGGTGAAAGCGGGTTTATCGGCTGATGCAGTCGATGTGTTAAAGGCGAAAATTCTGGGAGTGGCTTAATGGATACTGTAAATAGCTCGGTGAAAAATCTGCCTGGTTTTATACCTTTCGATAAAAACGAAGTGCTGTTGGGCTATCAGAAACGCTGGATTGCCGATGATAGTCCTTTAAAAATTGCGGAAAAATCGCGTCGAACTGGTTTGACTTGGGCGGAAGCAGCTGACGACGTGTTGATTGCAGGTAGAGCAAAGTCAGACGGTGGGTCTGACGTTTTTTATATCGGCTCTAACAAAGAAATGGCGCGCGAGTTTATTGATGCGTGCTCGATGTGGGCGGGTGTGTTTAACCAAGCAGCAGGCGAAATCAGCGAAGAAGTATTGAAGGACGAAGATAAAGATATTCTCACCTATGTGATTTATTTTGCTTCCGGTTTCAAAATTAAGGCCCTGTCCTCTAATCCGAAAAACTTGCGCGGTATGCAAGGGGTTGTGTGTATCGATGAAGCCGCATTCCATGAAAAGTTGGCCGAAGTATTAAAGGCTGCACTCGCGCTTACCATGTGGGGAGCAAAAGTGCGGTTGATTTCCACCCATAATGGCGTGGATAACCTGTTTAATCAGTTGATTCAAGACAGCCGTGCGGGGCGTAAAAGCTATTCAATTCATACGATCACCCTTGATGATGCCTGTTCGGAAGGCTTATATCGGCGAATTTGTCAGGTGAGTAAGCAGGAATGGAGCCAAGAGAAAGAAGCCGCCTGGAAAGCTGGGTTATTACGAGAAACAGCGACAGAAGATGATGCACTAGAAGAATACTACTGTGTACCAAAGAAAAGCTCGGGCGGTTATATTCCGCGCCCGCTTGTTGATCGTGCAGCCGACTCAACAAAAGTCGTCCTAAAATTTGAGTGTGACGACAAGTTTATCACCTACTCGGAAGAAGAACGGCAAGTCTTGACCTTGGAATGGCTACTTAAAGACGTGTTGCCTCATTTGAATGCCTTAAATCCAGATTTGCGCCATAGTTTTGGCGTGGACTTTGCGCGCAGCGGCGACTTGAGCGTGTTTGCGGTGTGTGCATGTCAGCCTAGCACGGCGCGGGAAATTGAACTCACGCTGGAAATTCGCAATTGTCCTTACGACCAACAAAAACAAATTATGTTTTTTTTGTTACCCAAATTACCACGTTTTATTGGGTCGTCATTCGATGCGACGGGTAACGGGGGCTATTTGGCAGAAAGTGCCTTGTTACGATATGGCGCAAGCATGGTGGAAACGGTGCAACTCAATGATAAATGGTATCGAGAATGGATGCCGAAATACAGGGCATTGTATGAAAGCGAGCTGATTAAAATCCCTCGCGATGAAGACATTATTTTAGACCAAGGACATATTGTGGTGATTAATGGCGTGCCGAAAATCGACAAAGCACGCAGCAACGGCAAGTCTGGCAAACGCCATGGCGATAGCGCGGTGGCGTATTGTATGGCGGTACGCGCGAGTTTTATGACGGGGGGCGAGATTGAATTTACGCCCCTACCGAGCAAACACCCGGAAGCGGACGACGAATTCGATGACTTTATTACGCACGACTGGGATTTTTGAGGATTAGATAATGCAAAGCAGAATTTTAGATATCCACGGCAAGCCGTTTGTATTTGACGATGCGTTACAAACGGAAAATGACAGCCGTTTGGCGTGGCTTACGCGTACCTATAGCGAGCATCCGACCAGCGGACTGACACCTGCAAAAGCGGCACGCATTTTACGCGCCGCCGAGGTTGGCGATTTGGTCGCACAGGCGGAACTCGCGGAAGATATGGAAGAAAAAGACGCGCATTTGCAATCAGAACTGGGCAAACGCCGTAGTGCGCTGTTGACTGTAGATTGGAAGATTGTGCCACCGCGCAATGCGACACCGGAAGAACAGCGTGATGCGGATTGGTTGACGGATATGTTGCTGGATGCCACTTGGTTGGACGATTGTATTTTTGATGCTACCGATGCAATTTTAAAAGGCTATTCTTGCCAAGAAATCCTGTGGGAGCCGGAACTAATTGGCGGCTTGAAGCTGATTAAATCTGTGCAATGGCGCGATCCCTCTTGGTTTATGACCCCGACCTTTGAGCGTAATACCCTACGGCTACGCGATGGTTCGGTGGACGGTGTGCCATTGCAGCAATTCGGCTGGATTACGCATATTGCGAAAGCTAAGACCGGTTATTTGTCGCGCATCGGCTTAATACGGACATTGATTTGGCCGTTTATTTATAAAAACTATTCGGCGCGGGACTTCGCCGAGTTTTTAGAGATTTATGGTTTACCAATGCGCTTGGGTAAATACCCTGAAGGGGCAACGAAAGCGGAAAAAGATACGTTACTGCGCGCCGTGATGAGCATTGGGCATAACGCTGGCGGGATTATTCCGCGGGGGATGGAAATTGATTTTGAGCGCGCCGCAGAAGGCAATGCGACAGAATTTATGGCAATGATTGAGTGGGCAGAGAAATCCATGAGTAAAGCCATTTTAGGCGGCACGCTCACTAGTCAAGCGGACGGTGCAACCAGCACAAATGCACTAGGCAATGTGCATAATGATGTGCGTCTTGAGTTACGCAATAGCGATTTAAAACGCCTTGCAGCGACTTTAACACGCGATTTAATCTATCCGCTCTATGTGCTCAATACGCATGGATTACGCGATGTTAGACGCATCCCGCGTTTGGAATTTGATGTGTCGGAATCGGAAGATATTAATCAATTTTCTGACGGCATTAATAAGCTGGTTGATATTGGCTTCCGTATTCCGACCCAATGGGCGCACGATAAGTTACAAATTCCGATGGCGGGCGAAAATGAAGCGGTACTGGAACGCAAAACGCAACCAAATTTTACCGCACTATCCGCACAAAATAAGCCAGGAATGGCGGTATTGTCGGTAAAACGCGATCACGAAGCTCTAGTCGATGAAATGGAACCGACTGCCGAGCAATATGAAGCGATTATGGATCCGTTATTGAAACCGGTGGTAGAAGCTTTGCAGCAAGGCGGTTATGAGTTTGCGCAAGAAAAAATAGCAACCCTATATGCGCAATTAAACGATAGTGAATTGGAGTCTATGATGACGAAAGCTATTTTTATTAGTGATTTATTGGGACGTTGCGATGCCAAATAATAGCGATTTGGATATGGGCTATTTGTTGCGCCTTGAGCCGAAAATGGCGGTGGATTATTTAAAATCGAAAGGCTACAAGATTACGTGGAACTGGCAAGAACAGCTCGACGCCGCGCACGCGAAGGCCTTTACAGTAGCGAAAGCGACTAAAATGGACGTGTTGGAAACCTTGCGCCAAGCCACGGAAAACGCGGTGCAAAGCGGGATGTCTGAGCGTGATTTTATTAAACAGCTTGAACCTCAATTACGCGCTTTAGGTTGGTGGGGTAAGCAGGAAGTGACCGACGAACTCGGACGAAAAACCGTGGTGCAATTAGGCAGTCCGCGCCGTTTGCGCACCATTTTACGCACCAATAAAATCACCGCTTACCACGCCGGACGCTATGCCGAGCAAATTGCCAACAGCGACGAACAACCCTATTGGCAGTATGTGGCGGTGCAAGATAGCCGCACGCGCCCAAGCCATATGGCATTACACGGCAAAGTGTATCGTTTTGATGATCCGATTTGGGATACCCTTTACCCGCCTAATGGCTGGGGCTGTCGCTGTCGTGTACGGGCATTGAGTTATTTTCAACTGAATAATTTAGGGCTTTCGGTGGATGAAAGTAGCGGGCGCTTGCAAGAAGAATGGGCATTAGCCGGCACAGATCCGCTAAGTGGTGAAGAAACGCATAGCAAAATTACGGTATTTAAAACCAATCAAGGCACAATTAAAACAGAGCCGGGTTGGAATTATAACGTGGGGCAAGCGGCGTTAGGCACAGATCGCGCGGTGATTCGTAAGTTGTTGCAGGTGCAAAACCGTGATTTGCGCCAACAGACTATTCAAGCCATTAACAATAGCGAAGCTCGGCATAAGGCGTTTGCGGATTGGGTGAAAGCGATGTTGTCGAAGGATAAGCACGACAATAAATATATGACGGTTGGAATAATTGGTTCAGATATTGCTGAAAAGGTGACTGAAATATCCAATGGAAATAAAACAACCGAGCAATTATTGGTGATGACTGAGCGGAATTTTACTCACGCTAATAGCCCTAAACATAGAGAAAAAGGAGTTGCATTATCCGAGGAGGATTTTGCGTCGCTGCCTCAAATCATTGCGCAACCTTTAGTGATTGTATGGGATAAAAAACACAATAACTTAATTTATGTGAATCAAGCTAAAACCATTAAAGTGGTTGCGGAGCTTTCACCACGCGACAAAAAGGTTAGATTTGAGCCCAAAGAAAAACTTGACGCCGTAATTAATACTTACAAGTTAGATTATGGTGATTTTGTTGGGAAAGTGAAAAAAGGCGATTATGTCATCATCAAAGGAAGTCTATAAATGGCGGCGGAAAGGAATCGAACCTATATACTCAGCACTTTTGTGCCTGATGCTTACCCTTAGCAAACGCACCGCCATTTATGAGATTGGTTCAATCTACGCCCGATGTGTGTAAAAGTCAAATTTTAAACGGAAAAAGATTATGCACCTTGATTTTAAATTCGATGCGAAAGCCATTCAGAATAAATTTCGTAAGTTGCAAGAAGCGGCGAAATCGGAGGGCTTAACTCGTAAGGTTGCCAATGTGTTATGGCAAGAAAGTGAACAGGCCTTTGATGAAGAGCGCACACCGGAAGGCGAGAAATGGGCAGCATTGCACCCGAAAACCAAGCAATCGAGAGAAAATCGCGGTTATGATGGCAAAATCTTACAGGTGCGCGGGGATTTGGTGGCGAGTTTAAACTTAGATTATGGCGACAGTTTCGCAATGATTGGCGCAGCAGAGCCTTATGGTCAATACCACCAAAGCGGCACAAAATCTATGCCTGCACGACCTTTCTTAGGATTGGGTCAGAGCGGTCAAAAAGAAATTCAACAAATTATTGCCGACCGCTTTAAAGATGTATTTTCTGATACATAGCAAAAAGCGCCATAAAATCGCCATAGACGCATTTTAAAAATTTATGGTAAAGTTTATCGAGTTAAAAAATTTAAACGCCCTTAAACGTATTTAAACGCCCCTTAAACGATTTTATAAAATCCTTTCTTGCTCAGGTGTATTTCTTTTTCAGAAATGCGCCTTTTTTATTCCTGATCTACCACAAACCCACAAAATCCCCTCCTTACATCATTATAGCGCCATGAACGCGAAGATGACCCCATTGGCGGTTTTGACCGCCCAACTTACCCCTACCCCAGACGGCTGGCAGCAACTGTTACCTAAAGGCGAGTTTCGCTCACGGGATGGTTCGCCTACCGATGTGGCGCATTGGTTTTTAGATGAAGCCATTGCGAGCCGCTTAATTGACTTGGTGCGCAATTTAAAACAAGACGTGCTCGTGGACTACGAACATGAGTCTTGGTTTAAGGCGAAACAGGGCAAGGAGGCGGGCGCTGTGTTGGCGGCAGGTTGGTTTAATGCTGATGAAATGCGTTGGTTTGATGATGAACAACGTCAAGGCTTATTTATTAAGCCGCGCTGGACACCGAAAGCCTACGAACACATTAAAAATGGGGAGTTCGCGTTTTTGAGTGCGGTGTTCCCTTACGATGAACAAGGCATACCGCTGGAAATCCGAATGGCGGCGTTGACCAATGATCCTGGTGTGACAGGCATGCAGCGGTTGGCGGTGCTTTCGGCAAATTTACCCACACAGGAGAACGGACGAATGGATCTGTTGAAACAGTTGTTGGCGAAACTCGGTATTGAGATTGCCGAAGGCGCGGAGCCGACAGATGAA
It includes:
- a CDS encoding DUF3486 family protein, which encodes MTEKNTRGRASKVDLLPPNIKTQLAMMLRDKQFSQAEILEEINDLIRDCGLPESALLSKTGLNRYASRMEKVGAKIRQAREVAEVWTKQFGEMPQTDIGKTVIELVKHLAFEMSSQYAENGIAEPKELAMLAVTVQRLESAANLSYEREHKIRKEVAQLAAETAEKVAVKAGLSADAVDVLKAKILGVA
- a CDS encoding phage virion morphogenesis protein encodes the protein MHLDFKFDAKAIQNKFRKLQEAAKSEGLTRKVANVLWQESEQAFDEERTPEGEKWAALHPKTKQSRENRGYDGKILQVRGDLVASLNLDYGDSFAMIGAAEPYGQYHQSGTKSMPARPFLGLGQSGQKEIQQIIADRFKDVFSDT
- a CDS encoding phage protease, yielding MNAKMTPLAVLTAQLTPTPDGWQQLLPKGEFRSRDGSPTDVAHWFLDEAIASRLIDLVRNLKQDVLVDYEHESWFKAKQGKEAGAVLAAGWFNADEMRWFDDEQRQGLFIKPRWTPKAYEHIKNGEFAFLSAVFPYDEQGIPLEIRMAALTNDPGVTGMQRLAVLSANLPTQENGRMDLLKQLLAKLGIEIAEGAEPTDEQTQQAKDALDALINGKKDAEEQVATLSAKATQVDLSQYVPKATYDAMASQVAVLSAQSTETQIEQMVTQARNDGRAMKAEEDYLKAFGKQQGLAALSAMLDSRPKIAALSAQQTTQVTATKAEKGTAVLSAADKEAAKLLGISEQDYAKELEAK
- a CDS encoding terminase large subunit domain-containing protein, producing the protein MDTVNSSVKNLPGFIPFDKNEVLLGYQKRWIADDSPLKIAEKSRRTGLTWAEAADDVLIAGRAKSDGGSDVFYIGSNKEMAREFIDACSMWAGVFNQAAGEISEEVLKDEDKDILTYVIYFASGFKIKALSSNPKNLRGMQGVVCIDEAAFHEKLAEVLKAALALTMWGAKVRLISTHNGVDNLFNQLIQDSRAGRKSYSIHTITLDDACSEGLYRRICQVSKQEWSQEKEAAWKAGLLRETATEDDALEEYYCVPKKSSGGYIPRPLVDRAADSTKVVLKFECDDKFITYSEEERQVLTLEWLLKDVLPHLNALNPDLRHSFGVDFARSGDLSVFAVCACQPSTAREIELTLEIRNCPYDQQKQIMFFLLPKLPRFIGSSFDATGNGGYLAESALLRYGASMVETVQLNDKWYREWMPKYRALYESELIKIPRDEDIILDQGHIVVINGVPKIDKARSNGKSGKRHGDSAVAYCMAVRASFMTGGEIEFTPLPSKHPEADDEFDDFITHDWDF
- a CDS encoding phage head morphogenesis protein gives rise to the protein MPNNSDLDMGYLLRLEPKMAVDYLKSKGYKITWNWQEQLDAAHAKAFTVAKATKMDVLETLRQATENAVQSGMSERDFIKQLEPQLRALGWWGKQEVTDELGRKTVVQLGSPRRLRTILRTNKITAYHAGRYAEQIANSDEQPYWQYVAVQDSRTRPSHMALHGKVYRFDDPIWDTLYPPNGWGCRCRVRALSYFQLNNLGLSVDESSGRLQEEWALAGTDPLSGEETHSKITVFKTNQGTIKTEPGWNYNVGQAALGTDRAVIRKLLQVQNRDLRQQTIQAINNSEARHKAFADWVKAMLSKDKHDNKYMTVGIIGSDIAEKVTEISNGNKTTEQLLVMTERNFTHANSPKHREKGVALSEEDFASLPQIIAQPLVIVWDKKHNNLIYVNQAKTIKVVAELSPRDKKVRFEPKEKLDAVINTYKLDYGDFVGKVKKGDYVIIKGSL
- a CDS encoding VpaChn25_0724 family phage protein; translated protein: MSKDIFTKDQRLVILRSLVEAGYDANESILDDCLALYGHKISRDLVRTHLNWLEEQGLVKIERLGNGFMIATITQRGVDVANGEAVVDGVKRPSPKL
- a CDS encoding DUF935 domain-containing protein — protein: MQSRILDIHGKPFVFDDALQTENDSRLAWLTRTYSEHPTSGLTPAKAARILRAAEVGDLVAQAELAEDMEEKDAHLQSELGKRRSALLTVDWKIVPPRNATPEEQRDADWLTDMLLDATWLDDCIFDATDAILKGYSCQEILWEPELIGGLKLIKSVQWRDPSWFMTPTFERNTLRLRDGSVDGVPLQQFGWITHIAKAKTGYLSRIGLIRTLIWPFIYKNYSARDFAEFLEIYGLPMRLGKYPEGATKAEKDTLLRAVMSIGHNAGGIIPRGMEIDFERAAEGNATEFMAMIEWAEKSMSKAILGGTLTSQADGATSTNALGNVHNDVRLELRNSDLKRLAATLTRDLIYPLYVLNTHGLRDVRRIPRLEFDVSESEDINQFSDGINKLVDIGFRIPTQWAHDKLQIPMAGENEAVLERKTQPNFTALSAQNKPGMAVLSVKRDHEALVDEMEPTAEQYEAIMDPLLKPVVEALQQGGYEFAQEKIATLYAQLNDSELESMMTKAIFISDLLGRCDAK